In Propionimicrobium sp. PCR01-08-3, one DNA window encodes the following:
- a CDS encoding alpha-amylase family glycosyl hydrolase: protein MSDEQHGDSSSAPTSKYDEREADWRNGTLIYQVIVDRFAPSADLASKKDLYPAPKRLRDWSETPTQGHYLEDQQVWSHEIDFWGGDIASLESRLGYVAELGADVLYLCPIHLAWTNHGYDGLDYKKVRPEYGTRDDVKQLASKLHGRGMRLVLDGVFNHMGRHSPAFKAASSDEHDPHRGWFDFNPDYPGGARAWANAVNLPELVIENPEVQREIWGDPDSVVRGWLRDGIDGWRLDVAFELGPDYLAQLTQAAHDELPGSLTLGEVCNYPAGWFPALDGVLSFTLREILLLGANQQITAGHMQAMLERYFADSDFEHLLKCWNYLDNHDVPRITSTIPDARARELATVLQFTLPGAVNIYYGTELGQTGGDDPENRAPMRWDLVAGSNQTLRLYHRLISIRKQHRALRVGDIRWLVTDRLIGFERHTDHIGEAVFVVANPSSDEVTETVLVPESMLMDLSDLTDLLSGTNVPAHRATITLTLAPHQAMVLVADLEPVFGYTPYKRTR from the coding sequence ATGTCCGACGAGCAACACGGTGACAGCAGCAGTGCCCCCACCAGCAAATACGACGAACGCGAGGCCGATTGGCGCAACGGGACGCTGATCTACCAGGTGATCGTCGACCGGTTCGCGCCGAGCGCCGACCTGGCGTCCAAGAAGGATCTCTATCCCGCACCCAAGAGACTTCGCGATTGGAGCGAAACCCCGACCCAAGGGCACTATCTCGAAGACCAGCAGGTCTGGTCGCACGAGATCGACTTTTGGGGAGGCGACATCGCGAGCCTCGAATCCCGCCTCGGCTATGTCGCCGAGCTGGGCGCCGACGTGCTCTATCTGTGCCCCATCCACCTGGCCTGGACGAACCACGGCTACGACGGGCTCGACTATAAAAAGGTGCGCCCCGAATACGGCACCCGCGACGACGTCAAGCAGCTCGCTTCCAAGCTGCACGGCCGCGGCATGAGGCTGGTGCTCGACGGCGTCTTCAATCACATGGGACGCCACAGTCCCGCCTTCAAGGCCGCCAGTTCGGACGAGCACGACCCGCATCGTGGCTGGTTCGATTTCAATCCGGACTATCCGGGTGGCGCCCGTGCCTGGGCGAACGCAGTCAACCTGCCCGAACTGGTGATCGAGAACCCGGAGGTGCAGCGCGAGATCTGGGGTGACCCGGATTCGGTGGTGCGCGGCTGGCTGCGTGACGGCATCGATGGCTGGCGGCTCGATGTGGCCTTCGAGCTCGGGCCGGACTATCTGGCGCAACTCACCCAGGCTGCCCACGATGAGTTGCCCGGCTCACTCACCCTGGGTGAGGTCTGCAACTACCCCGCCGGCTGGTTCCCGGCCCTCGATGGCGTGCTCAGCTTCACTCTGCGCGAGATCCTGCTGCTGGGCGCCAACCAGCAGATCACCGCCGGCCACATGCAGGCGATGCTGGAGCGCTACTTCGCCGATTCGGATTTCGAGCATCTGCTGAAGTGCTGGAATTACCTCGACAATCACGATGTGCCGAGAATCACCTCCACGATCCCGGACGCCCGCGCCCGCGAGCTCGCGACGGTCTTGCAGTTCACCCTGCCCGGGGCCGTCAACATCTATTACGGCACCGAGCTCGGGCAGACCGGCGGCGACGATCCGGAGAATCGGGCCCCGATGCGCTGGGATCTGGTCGCAGGCTCCAACCAGACCCTGCGGCTCTATCACCGGTTGATCTCGATCCGGAAGCAGCACCGAGCGCTTCGCGTCGGCGATATCCGCTGGCTGGTGACCGACCGGTTGATCGGTTTCGAGCGCCACACCGACCACATCGGCGAGGCGGTCTTCGTGGTCGCCAACCCGTCGTCCGACGAGGTCACCGAAACGGTTCTGGTGCCCGAGTCGATGCTGATGGATCTCTCCGATCTCACCGACCTGCTCAGCGGCACCAACGTGCCCGCCCACCGCGCGACGATCACCCTCACGCTGGCCCCGCACCAGGCGATGGTGCTCGTCGCCGATCTCGAGCCGGTTTTCGGGTACACCCCCTACAAGCGCACCCGTTAG
- a CDS encoding solute carrier family 23 protein — MSVTAPAAHKPLIDPVDAVPPTPKLAVLGLQHVLAFYAGAVIVPLVIAQGLGLSAQDTIHLINADLFTCGIASIIQSAGLGRKVGVKMPLLQGVTFTAVSPIIAIGLAAGGGTEGLATIYGSIIVAGLATFFLAPYFAKLLRFFPPVVTGTLLTVMGTTLLSVASNDVVSWGTSDPGMLPKALGYAGGTLLLIILVQRLFSGFMGTIAVLIGLVAGTLAAWAFGDTDFSGVGDAAPIGITTPFFFGIPQFSLAAIVSMLIVMAVTAVETTGDVFATGEIVGKRVTPDHVAAALRADGLSTMLGGILNSFPYTCFAQNVGLVRLTRVKSRWVVTAAGTIMIILGLLPKAAAIVAAIPAPVLGGASIAMFANVAVVGIQTLAKVDLHDNRNAVIVATSVGLAMLVTFQPGIAEAVPGWAQILLGSGVTIGALTAVLLNLLFFHTGNTDGPDLAVKDGKAITLSQINALDHDEFVEVFSPLFPVRWPIEEAWGLRPFADAAELREAFQHVVLTAPTDRQRELVESYHDIIDLLMDPDHAGDDIKAIQETSTLALDRLDDQDREAMLAVDQAYRERHGMPWVAAMANVHSTKQLVTAGWRRVESSTERELAKSITQIGDITDARFNALVADANPISGAWAHRFEQLNQ; from the coding sequence GTGTCCGTGACTGCTCCTGCCGCCCACAAACCACTCATCGACCCGGTGGACGCCGTGCCACCCACCCCGAAACTCGCCGTCCTCGGCCTGCAACATGTGCTGGCGTTCTATGCCGGCGCGGTGATCGTGCCGCTGGTGATTGCGCAGGGCCTCGGCCTGTCCGCGCAGGACACCATTCACCTCATCAATGCCGACCTGTTCACCTGCGGCATCGCCTCGATCATCCAATCGGCGGGCCTGGGACGCAAGGTCGGCGTCAAGATGCCGCTGCTGCAAGGCGTCACCTTCACCGCCGTCTCGCCGATCATCGCGATCGGCCTGGCGGCGGGTGGCGGCACCGAAGGCCTGGCCACGATCTACGGGTCGATCATCGTCGCAGGGCTGGCCACCTTCTTCCTCGCCCCCTATTTCGCGAAGCTGCTGCGGTTCTTCCCGCCGGTGGTCACCGGAACGCTGCTGACGGTGATGGGCACCACGCTGCTGTCGGTGGCGTCCAACGACGTGGTGAGCTGGGGCACCAGCGATCCCGGGATGCTGCCGAAGGCCCTCGGATACGCTGGCGGCACACTGCTGCTGATCATTCTCGTGCAGCGACTCTTCTCCGGATTCATGGGCACCATCGCCGTGCTGATCGGCCTGGTCGCGGGCACCCTCGCCGCATGGGCGTTCGGTGACACCGACTTCTCGGGTGTCGGCGACGCCGCACCGATCGGCATCACCACGCCGTTCTTCTTCGGCATCCCGCAGTTCTCGCTGGCCGCGATCGTCTCGATGCTGATCGTGATGGCCGTCACCGCCGTCGAGACCACCGGCGACGTCTTCGCCACCGGTGAGATCGTCGGAAAACGCGTCACTCCTGACCATGTCGCCGCGGCGCTGCGCGCCGATGGCCTGTCGACCATGCTCGGCGGAATTCTGAACTCCTTCCCCTACACCTGCTTCGCGCAGAACGTCGGGCTGGTGCGGCTCACCCGGGTGAAGTCACGCTGGGTGGTCACCGCGGCCGGCACCATCATGATCATCCTCGGCCTGCTGCCCAAGGCGGCCGCTATCGTCGCGGCGATCCCGGCGCCGGTGCTGGGCGGAGCGTCCATCGCCATGTTCGCGAATGTCGCGGTGGTGGGCATCCAGACCCTCGCCAAGGTCGACCTGCACGACAACCGCAACGCGGTCATCGTCGCGACCTCGGTCGGGCTGGCCATGCTGGTCACCTTCCAGCCGGGCATCGCCGAGGCCGTGCCCGGGTGGGCGCAGATCCTGCTCGGCTCCGGCGTGACGATCGGCGCGCTCACCGCGGTGTTGTTGAATCTGCTGTTCTTCCACACCGGCAACACCGATGGCCCCGACCTGGCGGTCAAGGACGGCAAGGCGATCACCTTGTCGCAGATCAACGCGCTCGACCACGACGAATTCGTCGAGGTCTTCTCGCCACTCTTCCCGGTGCGCTGGCCGATCGAGGAGGCCTGGGGCCTTCGTCCATTCGCGGACGCAGCCGAGCTGCGCGAGGCATTCCAGCATGTCGTGCTGACCGCACCGACCGACAGGCAGCGCGAACTGGTCGAGTCGTATCACGACATCATCGACCTGCTGATGGATCCCGATCATGCCGGCGATGACATCAAGGCGATCCAAGAGACCAGCACCCTCGCGCTCGACCGGCTGGACGATCAGGACCGCGAGGCGATGCTGGCGGTCGATCAGGCCTACCGTGAGCGCCACGGCATGCCGTGGGTGGCGGCCATGGCCAATGTGCATTCCACCAAGCAGTTGGTCACGGCGGGCTGGCGTCGGGTCGAGAGCTCCACCGAACGCGAGCTGGCCAAGTCGATCACCCAGATCGGCGACATCACCGACGCCCGGTTCAACGCTCTGGTGGCCGACGCCAACCCGATCAGCGGGGCCTGGGCGCACCGCTTCGAGCAGCTGAATCAGTGA
- a CDS encoding MFS transporter produces MRTFKRVLLNTLLANITTQMVWFGFTFWAYLESRSVLVTSILGGSYMLLLAVTSVPFGTLIDRVRKKTVMTGATICTAAAFAVGALLYWLVPSETLLDLGRPFFWVFLLVLLAGALVESVRNLALATCVTMLVPATDRPKANGMVGMVQGLGFALNSVVSGLAVGFLGMGVILGAGVLIVAATALHLRTIEINEPVIQHAEGAPAKVDFVQAFRMTREIPGLMALVIFSTFNNLLGGIYMALLDPYGLELMPVQAWGILWGVCSIGFVLGGAIISRTGLGSNPVRTLLLANIVMWVVGMVMPIRESIPLLAVGCFIYMGLVTFAEASEQTVLQKVVPFARQGRVFGFAMAIELAAAPLSTLAIGPIAEFWLIPFMNSDAGRAQLGWLLGSGSTRGMALAFLLAGVIGLIVTGLALTSKPYRVLSGTYRDSVVNDSLTDEGAQDAPPAGVDDAPDSAAGLTAPGLDELGTPRPIEGEDDRPDAEPVE; encoded by the coding sequence ATGCGCACCTTCAAACGGGTGCTGCTCAACACCCTGCTGGCCAACATCACGACCCAAATGGTGTGGTTCGGTTTCACGTTCTGGGCGTACCTGGAATCGCGTTCGGTGCTCGTCACCTCGATTCTGGGCGGCTCCTACATGCTGCTGCTCGCCGTGACCAGCGTGCCGTTCGGCACGCTCATCGACCGCGTCCGCAAGAAGACGGTGATGACCGGCGCCACGATCTGCACGGCCGCGGCGTTCGCGGTCGGCGCGTTGCTGTATTGGCTCGTGCCGTCCGAGACCTTGCTGGACCTTGGGCGTCCGTTCTTCTGGGTCTTCCTGCTGGTGTTGCTGGCCGGTGCTCTGGTGGAGTCAGTACGCAATCTGGCGCTGGCGACCTGCGTGACGATGCTGGTGCCCGCAACCGACCGGCCCAAGGCCAACGGAATGGTCGGGATGGTGCAGGGCCTCGGGTTTGCGCTCAATTCGGTGGTGTCGGGGCTGGCCGTCGGTTTTCTCGGCATGGGCGTGATCTTGGGCGCCGGGGTGCTGATCGTCGCGGCGACCGCTCTGCATCTGCGGACGATCGAGATCAACGAACCGGTCATTCAGCATGCCGAGGGAGCACCGGCGAAAGTGGACTTCGTGCAGGCATTCCGGATGACCCGGGAGATTCCCGGCCTGATGGCGTTGGTGATCTTCTCGACCTTCAACAACCTGCTCGGCGGCATCTACATGGCGCTGCTCGACCCCTACGGCCTCGAGCTGATGCCGGTGCAGGCGTGGGGCATCTTGTGGGGTGTCTGCAGCATCGGGTTCGTGCTCGGCGGGGCGATCATCTCCCGCACCGGCCTGGGCTCCAACCCGGTGCGCACCTTGCTGCTCGCGAACATCGTGATGTGGGTCGTCGGCATGGTGATGCCGATCCGCGAGTCGATTCCGCTGCTCGCGGTGGGCTGTTTCATCTATATGGGGCTGGTGACCTTCGCCGAGGCCTCCGAGCAGACGGTGCTGCAGAAGGTCGTCCCGTTCGCCCGGCAGGGACGCGTCTTCGGTTTCGCGATGGCCATCGAATTGGCCGCCGCACCGCTGAGCACGCTGGCGATCGGACCGATCGCCGAGTTCTGGCTGATTCCCTTCATGAACTCCGATGCCGGACGCGCCCAGCTGGGTTGGTTGCTGGGCTCCGGTTCGACCCGCGGCATGGCGCTGGCCTTCCTGCTGGCAGGTGTGATCGGGCTGATCGTCACCGGGCTGGCGCTGACATCGAAGCCCTACCGGGTGCTCTCGGGCACCTACCGGGATTCGGTGGTGAACGATTCGCTGACCGATGAGGGTGCGCAGGATGCTCCCCCGGCCGGCGTAGACGATGCCCCGGATTCGGCTGCCGGCCTGACCGCTCCTGGCCTCGATGAGCTCGGAACGCCTCGGCCGATCGAGGGCGAAGACGATCGTCCGGACGCGGAGCCGGTGGAGTAA
- a CDS encoding sulfite exporter TauE/SafE family protein, which yields MEWIPLVAAALIIGIAKTSFGGLGSIAVALMALVMPTKESTAAALLLLITGDIIAVLRYRTTADWQMLRGLLPSVVPGLLLGALFIRMVDDLVLRRSIGAILLISVLIQLVVSARRKPPSAGDNSRPPRLVTIGAGVAGGFTTMAANAAGPVMALYLQVSKVDKLRFLGTSAWFYFIVNLAKTPLTGALGLFTPRVLTTALILIPVVVVGALIGMKVIGRVKQRTFDILTLLTSVLAAAALLVF from the coding sequence ATGGAGTGGATACCGCTGGTTGCCGCAGCGCTGATCATCGGTATCGCGAAGACCAGCTTCGGTGGCCTCGGGTCGATCGCCGTAGCGCTGATGGCGCTGGTCATGCCGACCAAGGAGTCCACGGCGGCCGCGCTGCTGCTGCTGATCACCGGCGACATCATCGCCGTGCTGCGCTACCGGACGACCGCCGATTGGCAGATGCTGCGCGGCTTGCTGCCCTCGGTGGTGCCCGGCCTGCTGCTGGGTGCGCTTTTCATCCGGATGGTGGACGACCTGGTGCTGCGCAGATCCATCGGTGCCATCCTGCTGATCTCGGTGCTCATCCAGCTGGTGGTGAGTGCCCGCCGCAAGCCGCCGTCCGCGGGCGATAATTCGCGTCCGCCCCGGCTGGTCACGATCGGCGCCGGAGTCGCCGGCGGATTCACCACCATGGCGGCGAATGCCGCGGGCCCCGTCATGGCCTTGTATCTGCAGGTGTCGAAGGTCGACAAGCTGCGATTCCTGGGCACCTCGGCCTGGTTCTACTTCATCGTGAACCTTGCCAAGACTCCGCTGACCGGGGCCCTGGGCCTCTTCACGCCGCGGGTGCTGACCACCGCGTTGATCCTGATTCCGGTGGTCGTCGTCGGAGCGCTGATCGGGATGAAGGTCATCGGACGAGTGAAGCAGCGCACCTTCGACATTTTGACCCTGCTCACCTCGGTGCTCGCGGCGGCCGCCCTGCTGGTCTTCTGA
- a CDS encoding DUF559 domain-containing protein: MDLQVLYRQHKITGWVGNRKVTCAGRTVIPDIAFDALKLVVEVDGRKYHSKLEDFERDRQRANWFIADGWRVLQFTPQTIWHDPREVIELTQAALAAAAHQIGQ, from the coding sequence ATGGACTTGCAGGTCCTTTATCGCCAGCACAAGATCACCGGGTGGGTGGGCAACAGGAAAGTTACTTGTGCCGGTCGCACGGTGATCCCCGACATTGCGTTCGATGCCTTGAAGCTCGTCGTGGAGGTGGACGGGCGCAAATATCACTCGAAGCTCGAAGACTTCGAAAGGGACCGCCAACGCGCGAACTGGTTCATCGCGGATGGCTGGCGAGTATTGCAGTTCACTCCACAGACGATCTGGCACGACCCCCGGGAGGTAATTGAACTCACACAAGCTGCACTTGCCGCAGCAGCGCACCAAATAGGCCAGTAG
- a CDS encoding aldolase/citrate lyase family protein: MRNKVKQMIEAGEHPLGTFFQLGNQTAIECMAYGGLDYVILDTEHGPYDVETSLNLIRAAKAAGLTPLARVKDSSRASILKMLDAGAMGIVIPNVRSIDEAREIVKWGKYFPTGERGIAPTPGTHYWTDDYAAAGLDNYMQVSNAQTMLIPQCETLGCLDDIDEIVALDGIDGIFVGPFDLSGALGRPGDFANPAHIEAIAKVQQLCRDQGKSSFIYGTTPQDAANRLAQGFDSVTYSMDALMLIDAVKQTVSQLRMDS, translated from the coding sequence ATGCGCAACAAGGTGAAGCAGATGATCGAGGCCGGCGAGCATCCACTGGGCACGTTCTTCCAGCTGGGCAACCAGACCGCGATCGAATGCATGGCCTACGGTGGGCTCGACTACGTCATCCTCGACACCGAGCACGGACCCTACGATGTCGAGACCTCGCTCAATTTGATCCGGGCCGCCAAGGCCGCCGGTCTGACGCCGCTGGCCCGCGTCAAGGATTCATCCCGCGCGTCCATCTTGAAGATGCTGGACGCGGGCGCGATGGGCATCGTCATCCCCAACGTGCGCAGCATCGACGAAGCCCGCGAGATCGTGAAGTGGGGCAAGTACTTTCCCACCGGCGAACGCGGCATCGCACCCACGCCCGGCACCCACTACTGGACGGACGACTATGCGGCCGCCGGACTCGACAATTACATGCAGGTCTCGAACGCGCAGACCATGCTGATCCCGCAATGCGAAACCCTCGGCTGCCTGGACGATATCGACGAGATCGTCGCGCTGGATGGCATCGACGGCATCTTCGTCGGCCCCTTCGACCTATCCGGTGCGTTGGGGCGTCCGGGTGATTTCGCGAACCCGGCACACATCGAGGCGATCGCCAAGGTGCAGCAACTGTGCCGTGACCAGGGCAAATCCTCCTTCATCTATGGCACCACACCCCAAGATGCCGCCAACCGTCTCGCCCAGGGTTTCGACTCGGTCACCTACTCGATGGACGCCCTGATGCTCATCGATGCCGTCAAGCAGACGGTGTCACAGCTGCGCATGGATAGCTAA
- a CDS encoding sodium:alanine symporter family protein, whose amino-acid sequence MERLTEILDAIDGFVWGPFCLIPLLLGTGLWLTIRLRGIQFRKLGSALWLGFIKRSDDGTDSRDGDISQYQALTTALAATVGTGNIVGVATALSIGGPGALFWMWVTGLLGMASKYSEAFLAVRFRHRDKRGDITGGPQYYLKDAIGGKFGTFLATFFSIAAAIAAFGIGNGTQANSIAGNIEGSFGVPTVVTGLVMVAVTVLVLIGGIQSIGKVTSALVPVMIAVYVVAALILLGMNAAAIPAAFAEIFRTAFTGTAAAGGFTGSAFIIALQMGTARGIFSNESGMGSAAIAAAAAKTAHPTRQGLVSMTQTFIDTIIVVTMTGLVIVTTGTWQGGKDLAATMTGQAFDAGLRVTWGHYIVTISLVLFAYSTILGWCYYGERNIEKLLGRRWVMPYRIVFSLAVFVGCTAELGLVWTFSDIANGLMALPNLIGLLICSGLIARETKFYLDHDPKLRADKAEVDEFMTGHRGAIDAHWESIRLTAIHR is encoded by the coding sequence ATGGAACGCCTCACCGAGATCCTGGACGCCATTGATGGCTTCGTCTGGGGGCCCTTCTGCCTCATCCCTCTACTGCTCGGCACCGGCCTATGGCTGACTATCAGGCTTCGCGGGATCCAGTTCCGTAAGCTGGGTTCAGCGCTATGGCTCGGTTTCATCAAGCGATCGGACGATGGCACGGATTCGCGCGATGGGGATATCTCGCAGTATCAGGCCCTCACCACCGCATTGGCCGCCACTGTGGGCACCGGCAACATCGTCGGCGTCGCGACCGCGCTGTCCATCGGTGGGCCGGGAGCTCTGTTCTGGATGTGGGTGACCGGTCTGCTCGGCATGGCCAGCAAGTACTCCGAAGCGTTTCTGGCGGTGCGATTTCGCCATCGTGACAAGCGCGGCGATATCACCGGTGGTCCGCAGTATTACCTGAAAGATGCGATCGGCGGAAAGTTCGGCACGTTTCTGGCCACCTTCTTCTCCATTGCTGCCGCCATCGCGGCCTTTGGCATCGGCAACGGCACCCAGGCCAACTCGATCGCCGGCAACATCGAAGGCTCGTTCGGTGTGCCGACGGTGGTCACCGGCCTGGTGATGGTCGCCGTAACCGTCCTGGTTTTGATCGGTGGCATCCAATCGATCGGCAAGGTGACCTCCGCTCTGGTCCCGGTGATGATCGCCGTTTACGTCGTCGCGGCACTGATTCTGCTCGGCATGAACGCCGCTGCCATCCCAGCGGCCTTCGCAGAGATCTTCCGAACGGCGTTCACCGGCACGGCCGCAGCGGGTGGCTTCACGGGCAGTGCCTTCATCATCGCGTTGCAGATGGGCACCGCGCGCGGCATCTTCTCGAACGAGTCGGGCATGGGTTCGGCGGCCATCGCGGCGGCCGCAGCCAAGACCGCCCATCCGACGCGCCAGGGTCTGGTGTCGATGACCCAGACCTTCATCGACACGATCATCGTTGTCACCATGACCGGGCTCGTCATCGTCACCACCGGCACCTGGCAGGGCGGCAAGGATCTGGCGGCCACCATGACCGGACAGGCGTTCGACGCGGGCCTCAGGGTCACCTGGGGCCACTACATCGTGACGATCTCGCTGGTTCTGTTCGCCTACTCGACCATCCTGGGCTGGTGCTACTACGGTGAACGCAACATAGAGAAGCTCCTCGGACGCCGCTGGGTGATGCCCTACCGAATCGTCTTCTCACTCGCCGTCTTCGTCGGCTGCACCGCCGAACTCGGCCTGGTCTGGACCTTCAGTGACATCGCCAACGGGCTGATGGCACTGCCCAACCTGATCGGGTTGTTGATCTGCAGCGGCCTAATCGCCCGGGAGACCAAGTTCTACCTCGACCACGACCCGAAGCTACGTGCCGACAAGGCCGAGGTGGACGAGTTCATGACAGGACACAGGGGCGCGATCGACGCTCACTGGGAGTCGATCAGACTGACCGCGATCCACCGTTAG
- a CDS encoding NAD-binding protein — protein MRFPFLLIIGVYTFCAAGLALIPGTDPATGEPGSPMSLFDAFYVVSFTSTTIGFGEVPHPYNAMQRMWLTGTIYISVAAWSYSLVNVLALLQDKGFQNAVRIANFTRHVNQIRSPFYIVCGIGETGRMVCHGLDHLGLRFVVLEINDERLQELRMEDFSVDPPSVRADAKDPTLLRQAGLMNPNCRGVVALTDDDPTNQAIAVNVRLLAPRVPVLARIRDTETETHIGVFGGDLVINPFEQFAESLAAAITAPERYRLRNLITGLPGSVITVIDPPPKGHWIMCGYGRFGHMMAEELRSVGMSLTVIDELHFGDPGVDIKGSGSKSEDLKAAGIDTAVGLVAGNASDPKNLSIAVTARALKHDLYVVVRQNQMKNTPLIDAFDENLLMVPSQIVAREFLARITTPLLNRFLRLIPQHNEAECADLHRRLSSLNPGHYPEIWDLTIKLSRAPALMDLVNAGGRFTVGHLRADPFNRGRRLAMVVLLVRRANKNIQLPDDDFVLRSGDRILLAGSLTAKRHLDLILRNANTLNYVMTGQESNGGTVWRWLTRNHPPAIVPLPGESECLPPLEHETESLEAASDPDGEGAGGKADPPVG, from the coding sequence ATGAGATTTCCGTTCCTGCTCATCATCGGCGTCTATACCTTCTGCGCCGCCGGGCTCGCGCTGATTCCCGGCACCGACCCGGCGACCGGCGAGCCGGGCTCGCCGATGAGTCTCTTCGACGCGTTCTACGTCGTCAGCTTTACTTCCACGACCATCGGATTCGGCGAGGTGCCGCACCCCTACAACGCGATGCAGCGGATGTGGCTGACCGGAACCATCTATATTTCGGTGGCGGCCTGGTCGTACTCGCTGGTCAACGTGCTGGCGCTGCTGCAGGACAAGGGCTTCCAGAATGCGGTGCGGATCGCCAACTTCACCCGGCACGTCAACCAGATCCGTTCGCCCTTCTACATCGTGTGCGGAATCGGTGAGACCGGACGAATGGTCTGCCACGGGCTGGATCATCTCGGGCTGCGGTTCGTGGTGCTGGAGATCAACGACGAGCGTCTCCAGGAACTGCGGATGGAGGACTTCAGCGTCGATCCGCCGAGCGTCCGGGCGGACGCGAAAGATCCCACGCTGCTTCGCCAGGCCGGCCTGATGAACCCGAACTGCCGGGGTGTGGTGGCGCTGACCGACGACGACCCGACCAACCAGGCGATCGCGGTCAACGTGCGCCTGCTGGCGCCCCGGGTGCCGGTGCTGGCCCGGATCCGCGACACCGAGACCGAAACCCACATCGGCGTGTTCGGCGGCGATCTGGTGATCAATCCGTTCGAGCAGTTCGCGGAATCGTTGGCGGCGGCCATCACGGCGCCCGAGCGCTACCGGCTGCGCAATCTGATCACCGGGTTGCCGGGGTCGGTGATCACCGTCATCGACCCGCCGCCCAAGGGCCATTGGATCATGTGCGGCTACGGCAGATTCGGGCACATGATGGCCGAAGAACTGCGCTCGGTCGGCATGAGCCTGACGGTGATAGACGAATTGCACTTCGGCGATCCGGGCGTCGACATCAAGGGCAGTGGAAGCAAATCCGAGGACCTGAAAGCGGCAGGCATCGACACCGCGGTGGGGCTGGTCGCGGGCAATGCGTCCGACCCCAAGAATTTGTCGATCGCGGTGACCGCGCGGGCGCTCAAACACGATCTCTATGTGGTGGTGCGCCAGAACCAGATGAAGAACACCCCGCTCATCGACGCGTTCGACGAGAATCTGCTGATGGTGCCGAGCCAGATCGTGGCCAGGGAGTTTCTCGCCCGGATCACCACTCCGCTGCTGAACCGGTTCTTGAGGCTGATTCCGCAACACAATGAGGCGGAATGCGCCGACCTGCACCGGCGGCTTTCGTCGCTGAACCCGGGCCACTACCCCGAGATCTGGGATCTGACCATCAAGCTGAGCCGGGCCCCGGCCCTGATGGACCTGGTCAATGCCGGCGGGCGCTTCACCGTCGGCCACCTGCGGGCCGACCCGTTCAATCGTGGACGCCGGCTGGCGATGGTGGTGCTCTTGGTGCGCCGCGCCAACAAGAACATCCAGCTACCGGACGATGATTTCGTGCTGCGTTCCGGTGACCGGATCCTGCTGGCCGGATCGCTGACGGCCAAGCGGCACCTCGACCTGATCCTGCGCAACGCGAACACCTTGAACTATGTGATGACGGGCCAGGAGTCCAACGGGGGCACGGTGTGGCGGTGGCTGACCCGCAATCATCCGCCGGCCATCGTGCCGCTGCCCGGTGAATCCGAATGTCTGCCGCCGCTCGAGCACGAGACCGAGTCGCTGGAGGCGGCGTCCGACCCCGATGGAGAGGGCGCCGGTGGCAAAGCCGATCCTCCGGTTGGCTGA
- a CDS encoding DUF6394 family protein, with protein sequence MNLEKVVFGFFITFAAALNFGFFLGQIDDVTVHNGIELAAALVTSLVATVLKFGDRTQLGAIHLATSLVADLQLLIAAGMWVWAGQVAVSGMTGAHMSVVVSLSGGALLANVVSVVLMVSEIIQVRR encoded by the coding sequence ATGAATTTGGAGAAGGTCGTCTTCGGCTTCTTCATCACCTTCGCCGCCGCACTCAATTTCGGCTTCTTTCTGGGCCAAATCGACGACGTCACCGTGCACAACGGTATCGAGCTGGCGGCCGCTCTGGTGACCAGTCTGGTTGCCACGGTCCTCAAATTCGGCGACCGCACTCAGCTGGGCGCGATTCACCTCGCGACCAGCCTGGTCGCCGACCTGCAGCTACTGATAGCCGCCGGAATGTGGGTATGGGCCGGGCAGGTCGCCGTCAGCGGCATGACCGGCGCGCACATGTCCGTGGTGGTGTCGCTGTCCGGCGGGGCGCTGCTGGCCAATGTCGTCTCCGTCGTGCTGATGGTCAGCGAGATCATCCAGGTGCGGCGCTGA